In a single window of the Acinetobacter tibetensis genome:
- the dprA gene encoding DNA-processing protein DprA → MLKPLSQVQMDIITLWYLVQHSLSSFYKLEQHFGTAHNAVQPHNLQGWSKLGLHKNHIQRAQQFYTAPEQNKFQHVIQEIQQHSDFVLSYHDPEYPQQLLPYSDKPPILFGQGQLSLLMQPQIAIVGSRKPSPHGRQIAYDFSYYLSEKGFVISSGLAQGIDEAAHQGALSHQRTLAVMGTGLDQTYPSQHQQLRQQILQQSGAIISEFLPHTPPLQHHFPRRNRIVSALSLGVIVAEASLKSGSIITAKLAAEQGKLVFAIPGHIYSEFHQGCHQLIREGAILVDHPEQVLEDLALPTQWQAQQQSQGDSTTQPLAKPEIPEHLMSLYNQLNWTGYPLDHLAIHLKQDTASLTAQLMELELLGLCMQQSGVYLRCRPSQ, encoded by the coding sequence ATGCTGAAACCATTATCACAAGTGCAAATGGACATCATTACCTTGTGGTATTTGGTTCAGCACTCGCTCAGCAGTTTTTACAAACTAGAACAACACTTTGGTACAGCCCACAATGCGGTACAGCCTCACAATTTACAGGGTTGGTCAAAATTAGGTTTACATAAAAATCATATTCAACGCGCGCAACAGTTTTACACAGCGCCTGAACAAAATAAGTTTCAGCACGTCATTCAGGAAATTCAGCAACATAGTGATTTTGTACTGAGTTATCACGATCCTGAATACCCACAACAACTGCTGCCTTATAGTGATAAACCCCCGATTCTGTTTGGACAAGGGCAACTTTCGCTCTTGATGCAGCCACAAATTGCGATTGTTGGCAGTCGTAAACCAAGTCCGCATGGTCGACAAATCGCCTATGATTTTTCGTACTATCTTAGTGAAAAAGGTTTTGTCATTAGCAGCGGCTTAGCACAAGGCATTGATGAGGCTGCACATCAGGGCGCTTTATCCCATCAACGTACACTGGCAGTGATGGGCACAGGACTTGATCAAACTTATCCTTCACAGCATCAGCAACTTCGCCAGCAAATTTTGCAGCAGTCGGGTGCTATCATCAGTGAGTTTTTACCCCATACTCCACCCCTGCAACATCATTTCCCGCGCCGCAATCGAATTGTCAGTGCACTCTCTTTAGGCGTGATTGTTGCTGAAGCCAGTTTAAAAAGTGGTTCGATCATTACCGCTAAACTTGCAGCAGAACAAGGCAAATTGGTGTTTGCGATTCCTGGACATATTTATAGTGAATTCCATCAAGGTTGCCATCAACTGATTCGTGAAGGCGCAATTCTGGTGGATCATCCTGAACAAGTCTTAGAAGACCTCGCTTTACCGACTCAATGGCAAGCGCAGCAGCAATCTCAGGGTGACTCAACCACACAACCACTCGCAAAGCCCGAGATTCCTGAGCATTTAATGTCGCTTTACAATCAACTGAACTGGACGGGCTATCCTTTGGATCATTTGGCCATCCATCTGAAGCAAGATACCGCCTCACTGAC